One Brachyspira hampsonii genomic window, TTGAAAAAGAACTTCGTTATGAGCTTAGCATATTAAGATTCATAATAGTTCGTTTAGATGAAATCATTCAAAAAAATAAAAAAGAAAACAATAAAGAAAATCTTAATGAAGAAGCTTCTAAAGAGGCTTAAGCAGGTTTTATTATGGCTACAGATTTTAACAGTGTAACTTTAATAGGAAGACTTACAGCAGATCCTGTATCTAAATATTTACCTAGCGGAAGTGCTGTTGCTGAGTTTTCTATAGCAAATAATTATTATGTAAGCAGCAAAAATGCTACTGAAGTTAATTACTTTGATATTGTTGCTTTTGGAAAAATGGCTGAAACTGTAAGCAAATATCTTACAAAAGGAAAGCAAGTTGCTGTGATG contains:
- the ssb gene encoding single-stranded DNA-binding protein codes for the protein MATDFNSVTLIGRLTADPVSKYLPSGSAVAEFSIANNYYVSSKNATEVNYFDIVAFGKMAETVSKYLTKGKQVAVMGTLRQERWQDKDTNTARSKVRIIMQSMQMLGTSANAAPGMDTAYSPSASSGNVDLGSFEDDDEVPF